The following are encoded in a window of Vicia villosa cultivar HV-30 ecotype Madison, WI unplaced genomic scaffold, Vvil1.0 ctg.004374F_1_1, whole genome shotgun sequence genomic DNA:
- the LOC131642012 gene encoding proline dehydrogenase 2, mitochondrial-like translates to MATRVIPPRILRKLRYNTATKPFQPSLTSPTLSPPCNILDQKPPSTTTLLPPAVADLNFHDVEKLFTYVPTANLLRSTAVLHATAIEPMVDLGTWLMRSELMQTDNPLRNLALAATRSTFFDHFCAGEDATTAGQSIGGLNKAGLRGMLVYGVEDAHDNEGCDRNLKGFLHTVDVSRSLPPSSVSFMIVKITAICPMSLLERVSDLLRWQKKDPSFNLPWMQETLPIFSESSPLYHTRKRPAPLTQEEESDLELANQRFLELCEKCVQFNIPLLVDAEHTSVQPAIDYLTYAAAIVHNKGEHPTVFGTIQTYLKDAKERMLLTSKAAEKMGIPMGFKLVRGAYMSSERKLAADLGFASPIHNSIMDTHKCFNDCTNFMLEKIADGPGGVVLATHNIESGKLAAAKAHELGIGKVNHKMEFAQLYGMSEALSFGLSNAGFQVSKYMPFGPVETVMPYLLRRAEENRGVLAASGFDRQLMRKELVRRLRAAVF, encoded by the exons ATGGCCACTCGTGTTATCCCTCCAAGAATCCTAAGGAAACTCCGTTACAACACCGCCACAAAACCCTTCCAACCTTCTCTCACCTCCCCCACTCTCTCTCCTCCTTGTAATATTCTCGACCAAAAACCGCCCTCAACAACCACTCTCCTCCCTCCCGCCGTCGCGGATCTCAACTTCCACGACGTTGAGAAACTCTTCACGTATGTTCCAACCGCTAATCTCCTCCGATCAACCGCCGTTCTCCATGCAACCGCAATCGAACCCATGGTTGATCTCGGTACGTGGTTGATGAGATCCGAACTCATGCAGACGGATAATCCTTTACGAAACCTCGCTCTCGCCGCCACTCGGTCGacgtttttcgatcacttttgcGCCGGAGAAGATGCTACCACCGCTGGTCAGAGTATCGGCGGTTTGAATAAAGCTGGTTTGCGCGGAATGCTTGTGTATGGAGTTGAAGATGCGCATGATAACGAAGGTTGCGATCGCAATCTCAAAGGCTTTCTTCATACCGTTGATGTCAGCAGATCGCTTCCTCCTTCTTCG GTGAGCTTTATGATTGTGAAAATTACTGCAATATGTCCAATGAGTTTGCTGGAGAGAGTTAGTGATTTGCTGAGATGGCAGAAGAAGGATCCTTCATTCAATTTACCATGGATGCAAGAAACACTACCGATTTTCTCGGAGTCGTCTCCTTTGTATCATACAAGGAAGAGACCGGCGCCTTTGACACAAGAAGAAGAAAGTGATCTTGAGCTTGCAAACCAGAGATTCCTTGAGCTGTGTGAGAAGTGTGTGCAATTCAACATCCCTTTGTTGGTTGATGCAGAGCATACATCAGTTCAACCTGCTATTGATTACTTGACTTATGCTGCTGCTATTGTTCATAACAAAGGAGAACACCCAACTGTGTTTGGAACCATTCAAACATATTTGAAAGATGCTAAGGAAAGGATGTTGTTGACTTCAAAGGCTGCTGAGAAAATGGGGATTCCAATGGGGTTTAAGTTGGTGAGAGGTGCTTATATGTCTAGTGAAAGAAAATTGGCTGCTGATTTAGGGTTTGCTTCCCCAATTCATAACTCTATTATGGATACACATAAGTGTTTCAATGATTGTACTAATTTTATgcttgagaagattgctgatggCCCTGGTGGAGTTGTTCTTGCAACTCATAACATTGAATCAG GAAAATTGGCTGCTGCAAAAGCACATGAATTGGGGATAGGAAAAGTGAACCACAAGATGGAATTTGCACAACTATATGGAATGTCAGAGGCACTTTCTTTTGGTTTGAGCAATGCAGGGTTTCAGGTTAGCAAGTACATGCCATTTGGGCCTGTAGAGACTGTGATGCCATACCTCTTGAGAAGGGCTGAGGAGAATAGAGGTGTGTTAGCTGCATCAGGTTTTGACAGGCAACTTATGAG GAAGGAGTTGGTTAGGAGACTTAGAGCAGCtgtgttttaa